The sequence GGTGACATGCCTCAAATGTGCCAGGGCGTATGCATGTAGGTGACCTGTCACAGGATAAGTTTGATGCAATCCCGACAGGTTTTGGTTTCGAAGGAGGCATTTATCAAGGGGTAGTAAAAGAAAGCGTTATGGATATCAGTCTAAGTTGGTTGAGGATTTTAAGAATGCAATGGACTTTGCAAATGACCAACTGAAGTCCATTGCTAAATGGCCAAAAAAGCAGCGTGCAACAAAGGTTGAGTTACGTGACAAGGTTATGAATGAACTTAATGACATTCTAGAACTGCAAACTCGATAGAAGATGAAGCTTATGAATACCATAGTCCACAATGTGCAATACATAGAGTTTTTTGTTTGTTCCAGCGGATATGAAATTGGAGTATTGCGAGCTTCTTCTTCTAGACAACGTCTGACTAACTATTTTCATCACCTGCTTTTCCATGTTTAATTTGGACATATCTAAATTATGGCTTGTTAATGTTAAATCATCGATTGATCCGAAAAACTTAAGTTAATAGGTAAATGTAAATTTGATAtcatatcatttaaaaaaaactctaatAAATAGTCGTTTTGTTTgattgattaaaaagattatgaggaaaaatgaaaactttgaaaaaaaaattagaaaatggaAAACATTTGACCTTTTAGCTTCATTTATTTAGCTTCTATCAATAAAGGTTAACAATCATAAATATTTGACCCGTTTTCCTTACTAATGTTCACGTCACATGCTTGATGCAGATCAAGGAGTTGAAAATGGTGCCTAGAGAAACAGAAGGAGTTGAAACTAATTACTATGGTATACTAGTTGAAGTATTAGACTTAGAATATAGCAATGGAGAACGTGTGATCCTTTTCTAATGTAAGTGGTTTGATACAGACCCTAAAAAACAAATAACGTATGACAGGATTTAGGGTTCATGTCAATAAATACATGAGCCCTTCATCTTTGCAACTCAAGCCAAACAAGTTTTTTACATCAACGACAATAAACTTGGCAATAGTTGGAAAATTGTGCGAATTATCCAAAATAAATACGTATGGGACATTCTAGAAGTAGATGGAGGTGaaaataatgaattagagtTGTTGGAATTAGTTGGAAGGATTGAGGTCAATGAATCTATCCAGGATGCCATATTATGTCGAGATGACGTTGATCATACTATTCTAGAACCTCAAGTTAATCCACAACAATTGAATCATAGTGCACCATACTCAGACGATGCCAGTTTTATAAATGATGAACCCGAAGATGTAGAATCATCCACTGAGAAGAGTTCAAGTTCAAATCAATATCTAGGTTCTGGTGATCAAGATAGTAAATAACTTTATAACAACACTAGtgtaattcataatttcaagATCCTCTAGCAGATGAACTAGTTAGGGAAGCTAACACTTTGACTACGAGTCTTTCGATAGAGGTAGGAACGACCATCACATTAGGTGATAGTAGTATGTCTTAGGTtgaatatctaaatattattgTAACCTCTAATTGAAGTAGTGTATTTGATTTTGTTCCAGGATCCAATTCTAGAACAAAACGGAAGTGTGGGCGAGGACACAGTCGAAACATTAATTTGGATATATATGTACATCGATATGGCCGGATCCCAATTACCATTTCTGAGGATATTGGAAAACCAGTAAGCATCTTTGCTATAAAGTTTAGCAATGCCATTGGGACCGCAACCTAGGACACAATTTCATTGCATTGTTCTAAGTGGAAGGATGTACCTAGTGATGTTATTGCCACTATAAAGGCTCGTTTAcaggtaagttttatgcttttatTGTATTAATCTTTTATGTATACTTACCATAACTTTTATTGAAAATGTAGACACATTTTATTATGGATCTATCCTCGAATGTCGTCAATAAGTACATAAATTGGAAAATACAGAACTTATTTAGATAATATAGATCAGAATTGCATAAGCACTATTGTGGCTTTGAGAATCCTGTAATTGCTCGTGAAAGTCCACCAGACAGgttaacaaataaagaagattgaaagATTCTTTATGATCGATGGGAGACTCCTGAATGGCAGGTAAATTTTATATGTTTGTTGTACTTATTATTTACATAAATTGCTTatactaataaataataatttctgTAGGAAAAAGAAGAGCAGAGAATGTCTCGGTTTCAACCATTATTATGGGTCGAAATCATTTCTTCAAGTGCAAAATGAATTGGTATGGTATGATGTAAAttcattattgttttattaatttcccATTGAATGTaaagaataaatttatttattgaattacAGACGATCGAGAAGGGTGAAAAAGTAGGCCAAGTAGAATTATTTTACAAAAGTCACTTCTCAGAGAAGGATGAGATGGGTAGATAAGCGAAGCCGGCAAAGAAGCATATGTAAGTTATGTTGTATCATATATGcgtaattttatattaatccttatatataatataaaatctaaaaaactaCTATAGAATAGTTGGCAATGCAAGAGAAGATTAAACAGTCATCACAAGATGGGATTGAACCAACAACAGAAGaaattatttatgaacatgttttgGGAAAACGATCAGGCCACATTAAAGGTTTTGAATAGAACCCAAAACCCAATTTAGCTACATCTTCCTAAAAAATTGAGAATGATATTGGAAATAAGTATGAAAAGCTTGAGGTGGAGGTGACAAGCTTAAAGGAGGAAAAtgccatgttgaagtcaatAGTTTCAGGTTTTCAAGATCAATTGACTGAAATCACAAGACAGTTAGGTGCACAACAAAAGCAAGGAGATGGACCTTCGAACAACTAGATACGTTTTGACAACTTTCAGTTCTTGGTTTGTGGATTTAGAAACTTAATTTGGTTGTTGTGTGGCTATCATGCAGTTATGGTAACCACTTCAAATACAGTTGTAGTGGATTTAGGAACttcatttgtttgttttgtggCTATCCTACAGTTATGGTAGCTACTTTAAATATGCATGTTTTAATGTACTTGTTGCCACTTTGTGGTTTAAATGGTGTTTAGGTGGAACTAGGACATCTTTGTAGCTTGGGTGAGGGGGAGGAGGGATGTACatgttgtaattattttttagattatttagAAGCCTAATTGTGCACTTTAAAGGAACTTTATTCTTGGATTTATTTGTGGGGATCCAAGAGTTGAGTTATATGCTTTTAGGACTATCGAATGACGGGTTTAGCCTTGAAATAAATTTAGGTAGATTTAGAGGAGAGAGATTCACTTTGACGCTTTCTATGCATTTGTTGTTACTTTGTGGTTTAAATGACATTTAGGTGGAACAAGGACACATTCGTAGCTTGGAAGGGGAGGggggatgtatatgttgtaattgtgTTTTGGATTATCTTGAAACCTATTTGTGGACTTTAAAGGAACAGAGTTCTTGGCTTATTTATAGAGATCCGATAGTTGTGGAGGTTTAAAGGGCGTTTATCTATTTGCTTAAGTGGATTTACGACATGCTCGTAATGTGGGGGGAGGGGTTCATGTCTTAATTTTAATCACTTTTTAGATAGTAAAATCGTTGTTTGTGGTgttcatattttaattatgaacatTGACAACATGTTTGTAGCTTGAGAGAGGGATCATTCCTCATaaccattttaaacattttgtttttcCTATTTCAGGTTGTTTGTGTAAATTCTTaaagatcatttttttttgaagattgcAAGAAGATTTTGTGATATGATTACTTAGTTTGGTTTCTCACTTATTTTGGCTTATGGAAgattaaacctttttttttttttttttttttttgtataaggGATTTGTAAGAAGTtagaaaatttgtatataattgtatatacaaattttgttcgtaaatttttataacttgtgtattgaatattagtcttatttttaaatatataaacttatttttttttttatatatttattctcaattgatttgtttgaagattaatttttgtttgtgcataattaggtattaaggaaataaaaattgtaatttaattgttacaagaaatatataaaattataaataacttatgccGACGCAAATAAACGTGGGCAGAAATCTACATTTTGAATTGAAATTTGTTTGTTTAGGACTATGCTTTTCTCAACGCAAGTTGTATTTTGTTGGAAAAAACATATGCCGATGCAAGCAATTATGTTGTCAAAAATGGTAGTTATGCCgatgaaaatagttttcgtTGAGAGGAACTTCTCCCGACATGGATATGACGACGATATGCCGACGCAAAAAAGTGCGTCGGCATAACCTATCCCGACATTTTTAATACTTTGCTTGACGTGGTTTTGCATGGGGAAATgtgaaaattcttgtagtgtatcTACAtgctactcgatcctcgatacTTTAAGCCCTATGTTATTATGCTCTATGCTTGATTCAGAGGTTCACTTGATGTTTGATGCTCGAttcaaagaaatgaaaaaaaaaaaaaaaaaacagcacACACACaaagaaaggggaaaaagaagaaatgcgcaaaaaaagaaccaaagaaaaaagaataagaaatgcagaaagaaaaacacaaaaaaaaaaaaaaaatgaagaagaagaaactcagaaaaatgaaaaaagaaaaaaaaaacattgcaaaacgaagaaaatagaagaataatGCACTAGGATTAAAGTGGTAATTTTACACAATGATAACATAAGTAGAAGACTAAATTTCATTGGTTTTCAAAATGGTACCCATTTTCATTTATGCCTTTTATTTTGGGCCACCTATCCCATTTTCCCCTAATATATTCGTCATCTCCcacaatttctctttttttagatattttacTTGAGCGGGAGGAAGATTTtgtcatttttgtaattttttttgctatttttgtaaatcTTTTGACCACTCAAAACcactctatttatttattaattaatttatttttattttgatatttcaaTTTTCCACCTTGAAGAGTATAATATATCTCAACTACTGAGTTGCCTCATTTTCCAACTCATTTTGCTTTCAAAGCACATACTTTTGGGAATAAAAATGCAAACATTTAGATTGACAAAGTTCATCAAGAAACGTAGTCTCTAAACAAACATCAActcaatggaaaaaaaaaacaagtctCTTTGGCCTTTGATTGGTCAAATAAGtgttgaataataataataatattaataataaacaaCACATATTTTCATGCACCACAGAGAAGCTGCCATGCAATACAACCCATTTCTTGAGATCTACAGcttcattttataatataacttataagGAATTGTAACGTAATATGGAAGGGTCAAATACCATGTACAATATATATTTGTATCATATGCTAAATAATTAGTAAACAACTCATCAATTCTTATGCAAACTTGTCTTGGTTTTAGGTATGGTGAAATGTATATAATTTGTTAACATAACTTATTAATCTGAATTTGAGGTTAAATTAGGTAGAGGATAATGTGGAGTGGGTAGGTTTTTGATTGTGGTAGATGAACATGTCCCAACTTGAATCATTAGCTTTAATGATGGGTAAGTTTGGTTTagtgaaatcaattttatacGCTATAggtttagtccttaaatttttgtgtctctaatatatttttcatgagttaaaTAATTGTAGGAGTGTGGATCGAATCATTAGATCTTTGAGATGATACAAAATTGGTGTTAACTTTTATTCATTATGTTCAGATTGATGTTTGTGTCAGTAGattctttaaattaaagttaCAAATTTGTAATTAGTAAGATTTTGAAACTTCAAAGAGTGTTTCATAAATGCAATTAAAtagtgtatttgatacattcaacatatttaaaaaatcatcaatTTATTAGATGTAAGATTGAAAATTGATGATTTTATTAAACAcaaatacttttttaaaaaaaaaaaaaaaatagatccaTTACTTAAAAGCTATTATGAATATACAAGGACACTATTAGAAACCAAAAAGACTTAGTAGACACTCTTAAAACTTAAAgatttattaaacacaaaattaaaatgttagagatctattaaacaatttttttaatttcataaatctaTTATTGCATGTTTGAGACTgactttaaaattatttaaatcatttttatgttttatcatgCTAAAAATCActcataaatatatatttattcactcataattaatttaatatttcttttacaCAATTAGAtgcaattttatattataaaaatcaaaattataaaatattaaaatcatgttttagAATGATTTACAAAACGAAAAAATGAACCATTTTAGAATCACTATCAAACATGctcttaaaaataaacttaaaaatcAATAACTAAGCTTCTACATTAACTTCAATTTTAAAGTTAGAACAACGACACGGTtagtaacaattttttttagtccAACAAATATACATGTCGAAATTCAAGCCCATGACTTTTTTTTGATCAAGTGTAAATAAAAATCCAATAGAAATTTatcaacacaaaaaaaaaaaagaaatgaaatttaaaagagaacATGAGAGACAAAAAAACCATATATTTATCCCCAAGTATGTATGTAACGTTCATTTGAAGGGAAAATATATTTGGTTTATTGGACAATGTATTTTGACTATCTAGAGTGGTGGATGGGGTTGGCTCTTCAAATCCaagttttatatttataaattttgtatgaaaattagaaaaaattagatgaaaatttggagattaaaaatattattaaaacatCAACAGAGTTTTATTCTTAAAGtacaaatttgacttttctttttaatcttttttttaagaggtattataattaaaatgtgggtgagggaatcgaacctcaaaccaCGATTTCCTCACCCCACGAAGTTGATAATATGAATATTATGCCAATCGAGTTACGCTCTTGTTGGCTTCTTTTTATGATAGTATGATTAAAAATATTGTCTATATGATATTCACACAattctttttaatctttttgtttggttttttccCCTCTCCTTAATGTCAAGGAAAATCAAAGGGTCAATTGgtaattaattagggtttaaagtttatgaattttttcaAACCTATTAATTATTGATACTCATTTTATTACTTCGATATTTAGACTTTATATGTCACACAAttatatgtatttattattGAAGTCAGAAAGAACTTATAAGTTCAACTGACATCATGTGTTGAAGACTGAGaaatatgtaatttaaatccTCTACtactttaaaaaaagttatatttattgattattttatttacaatgtaaaagaaaatcaaCCAAAATATTTGACCACTCCCCTGTACACTTCAAACAAAACTAAATACTAGTTAAAAACTTATTGACAATGTAAGAAATATTAATGCACAAAGAATTTACGAGAATTAAAAGCGACAAGATACATATGAGTATATTTTCATTATTCTAGGacaaagtttgaattttttacCCTTATTATGACGTAGTtacatgtatatttttttacaaaggTATCGAATGGTACGAAACGGAACGAGACCTCACActcaaaatacaaacaaaacacAATAACAAGATTTAAAATACAAACAAGCTTACCCAAAAACCCGAAAATACTTGAAGGAAATAGACCTTAAAGGAAGAAGAACCTAATCCcctcaattaaaattttaaaccatttagaacGATGGTAAAGGAACACATTAGACCGAAGAACCTAACAAAGCTAATGGGATGAAAGACAcatatgtaattaattattcaaaagggaagaaagagaaaattgtGGGCTAGGGCTAATTAGCCGTTGAAGAAGAACTAAATTACATTATATAATGGAAGCATGGAAATTGGCAATAAATTAAAACTCTTTTCCTACACAATTGACTTTAGGAATGCTTAAATGACAACCAATAACATTGGAACTCCTTCTTCATAGTTTATAGGCAAATAGCTTCACATTTATTTGCAAACTTAAACATGAAACGTGGTAATTTCTAACTCAAACCATTCCTTTCCAAAAAGTCTTCTTTAATAAACATACTATACCCTTTAATTTAGGAGTAAGTTTCCTCCTATAATGGCCTTTTGTAAATCTCATTCTTTCCATCTTGCTATGTAAATTCATACCCTTAATTTTCTTCAAACTCCTTTGTTCTTCTTCAACATGTCTTCTCAATCTCCACTACCAATCACTTCCACCATAGGCAAGTTTCAAACCAAGCTTTCTTCACTAGCTCAAGGAAATGTCACCaaagttttggcattttcaggGCTAGTCTTGTTCATGCTCTATGTTTTCTTGTTTTCACCTCCCAACTACCGACCATCTGACCTTCTTACAAACCTCAAACAAAAATTTCCATTAGTCAACACTTCTCTGTCGTTGCCACCGCCGCCGCCCACCGATACTCCGACCAATGTCTCCCACATCATGTTCAGCATCGTTGGCTCAATGAATACATGGAAGTACAAGAGACATTATAGCGAGTCATGGTGGCGTCCCAATGTAACTCGAGGCCACGTCTTCTTCGAACGACCTCCTTCCGCGGAGTTCCTACCGTGGTCGGACTCCTCTGCTCCATTTCGAGTCAACGAAGATATTACAGGCTTTGCAGTGTATCCCAAAATCAAATGGCCAGATCAGGTTGATTTCTAATTTAACCAATATCCCAAGATATTACAGGTTTTACAGTGTattccaaaatcaaatgacCCCTTCACTGAAAAACTTACACCTACTcatattaaaacatatttaatattgaataaattagaaattcaaCCATACCCTATTTAGTttataaagtataaaaattaaagtttCAATTAGGtcttaataatacttttataATTGTATATCCATATATTTAGATCCTAATAAGTATACTTGTTAACTCTGTTAGTTCGTGATCATTACATGATATGTAGACAATGTTATTTAAAGATAATATGTGAAGTCACTGAAATTTCAatatctattattatttttaaagtaCAAAGACAGAATAGATACAACTTTCAAAGTTTAAAGAGACTTTCgatttagaaaatttttaagCAATGACTAAATAAACACAAATGAAAGTTCAAAGACAACTTAtgagttggttttttttttttttttttttttttttttttttttttaacatatcaAAAAGCTTAAGTTGATAATTTACGTTATATTTATACCTTTATTCATATTCTTCACATAGGTGAGGATCTTTCGAACGGTGATGGAGTCGTTTAGAGAAGGCGACAAAAATGTGAGGTGGTTCGTGATGACAGACGACGATACGATAATATTTGTAGATAATTTAGTGAAGACATTAGGAAAGTATGATCACAAGAAACATTGGTACATTGGGATGAACTCAGAGTGTGTGAAGTCTAACTTTGATTTCTCATTTGATATGGCTTTTGGAGGAGCTGGCTATGCTTTGAGTTACCCACTTGCAGCATTGGTAGCCAAAAGGTTGGATGGTTGCATTGAAAGATATCCCTATTTAAGGGTTAGTGATCAAATGTTGTTCTCAtgtttgtctgatttgggattCTCTATTACTCATGAAATGGGGTTTCACCAGGTAAATTATTTTACTAAGTTTCTTTGGTTTGTTAATATTCATTTTTCattcatgttttcaaaaatcaaatcaaatttgttGTCTTTATTTTTAGAAGTGGATTAagatttttaatatttcttcggaacgaaaaaaacaaacataaatttcaatttttttttttttttttttttttttttttttttttttaacactgTTTTTCTTCCTCTGGATTTATCTCTTTAGAATTTTTCTAGGGAATTTGCCATGAGTGACAaatctaaaatatataattaggGACGTACCATTAACATATGAAATATTGTAGATACGGCAAAATTctcaaatatttttgtttattccgTATTCTAATTTTGCTCTTTTTAACAAGTCTAGGTTTTTTGATATATCAGTCAACTAATATACCACATATAAAGTATATCAGTTGtgtattttttcaattaatttgtaTATTTTCTGTATTTTTTGTTTGCAGCAATATGAGTTATTACTcacttaaatttttgtttttactacatttttttatccctttttgtagtttttttcctttttaaataatattgcttctttcatttttaagtatAAATGTACAACATGCTAAGGAGATTCAACCTGAAGCCCACTAACACTCAATTTAGTATACTCATTTTGACAATTTGGACGTGTTTGGAATAactagagaattttttttttctaaaaaaaaaaaaaatcatttttgtgaatttttttaaaacatttaaataattaGTCATTTTTAACcgtgtatcaatagtatataaAATGGATCAAGTGTCTATCAATAGTTCAAGTGTGGATCAACAAtatatcaagtgtatcagaCGTACACTagtagtgtatcaagtgtatatcaaaagTGTATCACGTGGATTGAGCttattttttttgctattgttgCAAAAGTAATAAATATAGGCAATTgacctaattttcaaaatttattttgccaaatCTACAAAAAGTCCATTTTTCTAACCTTTGCTCTAAATACTTTTCTATTTCActtcaaatatatatctatCACATTTCTGattctaaaatttaaacattttcccaatttttttttttttttttttttttttttttttaagatttacaGGCTATACAGAGCAATAGTTTTTCTTTCCTTGTTTTGCACTCCCTATGAATTCTCACACcatatttaacttttattttttttttctctctaatataTTTGTTTCTCTCTaacattta comes from Benincasa hispida cultivar B227 chromosome 2, ASM972705v1, whole genome shotgun sequence and encodes:
- the LOC120071916 gene encoding uncharacterized protein LOC120071916 translates to MSSQSPLPITSTIGKFQTKLSSLAQGNVTKVLAFSGLVLFMLYVFLFSPPNYRPSDLLTNLKQKFPLVNTSLSLPPPPPTDTPTNVSHIMFSIVGSMNTWKYKRHYSESWWRPNVTRGHVFFERPPSAEFLPWSDSSAPFRVNEDITGFAVYPKIKWPDQVRIFRTVMESFREGDKNVRWFVMTDDDTIIFVDNLVKTLGKYDHKKHWYIGMNSECVKSNFDFSFDMAFGGAGYALSYPLAALVAKRLDGCIERYPYLRVSDQMLFSCLSDLGFSITHEMGFHQIDLRGDASGYLSYHPQTPLLSLHHIDLINPIYPNMDRPAAIKHLMTAGAVDQSRLLQQTICYHRPSNWTFSMSWGYSAHIYEAIMARSYLKRPLETFAPFERARAPIFMFNTRWGVLDNPCEAPHVLYFESIERDGEDRIVTTYLRKWARNLPPCASYGNHSAESISKIRVFSSANIPLEAGGAECCDVRILDMNVTEVNYRPCYSGEVMA